A window of Leptolyngbya sp. 'hensonii' contains these coding sequences:
- a CDS encoding iron ABC transporter permease, whose product MKWRGSASYPWLLGILSGGLLLLFVVSLAIGTVPIPLSDVFTTLMGGTPTKPTWSAIIWQFRLPRSLTAMLAGSALAISGLQLQTLFHNPLAGPFVLGISSGASLGVAIVVLASQQLGVLYGDINIITAACIGAASVAVLVIVTARIVQSAIALLVLGLMFGYATGAVVNILLQLSSAQQVQQFVIWTFGSFGGVTWAQLPLMASGVVIGSAIAFITTTALNVILLGDTQARSLGVSLNRLRFLVLLSSSILAGVVTAFCGPIAFLGVAVPHLCRGVLQTSDVRWLLPSATIVGAGLALVADLLSQVLVRSSVLPLNSVTALIGTPILIWVILRNQIRH is encoded by the coding sequence ATGAAGTGGCGTGGTTCTGCATCTTACCCCTGGCTATTGGGCATCCTGAGCGGTGGTTTGTTGCTGTTGTTTGTTGTAAGTTTAGCGATCGGAACGGTGCCAATTCCATTATCGGATGTGTTCACAACTCTGATGGGTGGTACTCCGACCAAGCCCACCTGGAGCGCGATCATCTGGCAATTTCGCCTGCCGCGATCGCTGACAGCCATGTTGGCAGGTTCTGCCCTCGCCATTAGCGGCTTACAACTGCAAACCTTGTTTCACAATCCGCTGGCAGGGCCGTTCGTGCTGGGAATTAGTTCGGGTGCCAGTTTGGGGGTCGCGATCGTGGTGCTTGCCTCGCAGCAACTTGGGGTTCTCTATGGCGATATCAACATCATTACCGCCGCCTGCATTGGAGCAGCGAGCGTCGCAGTATTGGTGATTGTGACGGCGCGAATAGTGCAAAGCGCGATCGCGCTCCTCGTGTTGGGACTAATGTTTGGCTATGCCACCGGAGCAGTTGTCAATATTCTGCTGCAACTGAGTTCTGCTCAACAGGTACAGCAGTTTGTCATTTGGACGTTTGGCAGCTTTGGCGGTGTCACCTGGGCGCAACTTCCCCTGATGGCGAGTGGAGTTGTGATTGGCAGCGCGATCGCGTTTATCACAACCACTGCCTTGAATGTAATTCTGCTTGGCGACACTCAAGCCCGATCGCTGGGAGTCAGTCTAAATCGACTCCGGTTTCTAGTTTTACTCAGTTCATCCATTCTGGCAGGAGTCGTGACTGCGTTTTGCGGACCCATCGCGTTTCTGGGTGTTGCAGTGCCTCATCTGTGTCGAGGTGTGCTGCAAACGAGTGATGTCCGATGGCTTCTACCCAGCGCAACGATCGTTGGGGCTGGGCTAGCATTAGTGGCAGATTTGCTGTCGCAAGTTTTGGTGCGATCGTCGGTGTTGCCGCTCAACTCGGTGACTGCTTTGATTGGCACACCGATTTTGATCTGGGTGATTCTCCGTAATCAAATCAGACATTAA
- a CDS encoding ABC transporter substrate-binding protein produces MNRWQSPPKVSRLGSIFLGCVIALSACIIAPPQPSTNSNPECVQEYRADVDYFPNKVRLTDAQGFTVTYHQHYKVVSVNRPWKDAKTQFQYVLVQCGTPIPSGFKPEQIVQIPVRSVVALSTTHFVPLERLNVLDRLVGISNFKDVTTPAVTAKIEANQLVEVGDSGNLSVERVLELSPELVTTFGTGNPQQDTHPKLLEAGLKVAIVAEYMESTPLGRAEWIKFLATFFNREAEAEQRFAEVRQRYQAIAAKATQRQLKPTVFSGFDYQGTWYIPGGESYVARFFQDSGATYLWADERTPGSVQLNFEQVYDRAVTAQYWIVNANSVKTRADLLAADPRYQNFIAVQSGKVFSPTAKVNPDGGNDYWQSGTANPDLILADLVKIFHPELMPEHQFVYYRQLPQ; encoded by the coding sequence ATGAACCGTTGGCAAAGCCCACCGAAGGTATCGCGTCTTGGGTCTATCTTTTTGGGCTGTGTGATCGCCCTCTCAGCCTGCATAATCGCACCACCTCAGCCCTCCACTAACTCCAACCCGGAGTGTGTGCAAGAGTATCGCGCGGATGTAGATTACTTTCCGAATAAAGTTCGCTTGACTGATGCTCAGGGATTCACCGTGACGTATCATCAACACTACAAAGTGGTTTCAGTGAATCGTCCCTGGAAAGATGCCAAAACGCAATTTCAATATGTGCTGGTGCAGTGTGGAACTCCAATTCCATCGGGATTTAAGCCAGAGCAAATTGTACAAATTCCAGTCCGTTCGGTCGTTGCGTTATCCACAACTCACTTTGTTCCGTTGGAGCGGTTAAACGTCCTCGATCGCTTAGTTGGAATTAGTAATTTTAAGGATGTCACAACTCCTGCTGTGACGGCAAAAATTGAAGCAAACCAATTGGTTGAAGTCGGTGATTCTGGGAATTTGAGTGTCGAAAGAGTGCTGGAACTGTCACCAGAATTGGTTACTACCTTCGGTACGGGCAACCCTCAACAAGATACCCATCCTAAACTCCTGGAGGCGGGACTGAAGGTGGCGATCGTTGCCGAATATATGGAATCGACTCCGCTGGGAAGAGCCGAGTGGATCAAGTTTCTGGCAACGTTTTTTAACCGGGAGGCAGAAGCAGAACAACGCTTTGCAGAAGTGCGGCAGCGATACCAGGCGATCGCGGCAAAAGCCACCCAACGGCAACTAAAACCGACCGTCTTTTCAGGCTTCGATTATCAGGGCACCTGGTATATCCCAGGGGGCGAGAGCTATGTGGCGCGGTTTTTTCAGGATTCAGGTGCCACTTATCTTTGGGCAGATGAACGAACACCGGGCAGTGTGCAGTTAAATTTTGAGCAGGTCTACGATCGCGCTGTCACCGCTCAGTATTGGATTGTCAATGCAAATAGCGTCAAAACCCGCGCAGATTTGCTGGCAGCGGACCCTCGCTATCAAAACTTTATAGCCGTACAATCGGGTAAGGTGTTCAGTCCGACAGCCAAAGTCAACCCTGACGGGGGCAACGATTACTGGCAAAGCGGCACTGCCAATCCAGATTTAATCCTGGCAGATTTGGTGAAGATTTTTCATCCTGAGTTAATGCCAGAACATCAATTTGTGTACTATCGACAGTTGCCCCAATGA
- a CDS encoding (2Fe-2S) ferredoxin domain-containing protein: MMGEFSRQVTPLNRTITEPLTTGGQIEYEDFPCTIDVTGPLLYTLFQERWQETQIGHVVEGSVLELEFTQPPKICILYDGYLTVVTEAWHLHLCLEEHLGGPLAKTPPELRQQRLIHRASLYRRLNERGEARSWGIQFWNGSGEKMMNLFLPNPFVGEDEDLLPEGKPQLEKLSLYQELRETYILGTRPIPFDQNPLKRPYLAVCRSSRCYPSRNWQPIIEALQEAIKQAELDVYVMTSGCLEVCKLGPVVFYSSDRTWYTRVTPDIAKQIVQDHVQQGHKIESHLYPLIQHSP; encoded by the coding sequence ATGATGGGTGAATTCTCTCGCCAAGTTACGCCACTCAACCGCACGATTACAGAACCGCTGACCACAGGCGGACAGATTGAGTACGAAGACTTTCCCTGTACGATCGATGTCACGGGACCACTCCTCTACACGCTGTTTCAAGAACGCTGGCAGGAAACCCAGATCGGACATGTGGTGGAAGGGAGCGTGCTGGAGTTGGAATTCACTCAACCGCCTAAAATTTGCATTCTGTATGATGGCTATCTCACTGTCGTTACCGAAGCATGGCATCTGCATCTTTGTCTGGAAGAACATCTGGGCGGACCTCTAGCAAAAACACCTCCTGAACTACGGCAGCAGCGACTGATTCACCGTGCCTCGCTGTATCGTCGTCTAAACGAACGGGGAGAAGCCCGCAGTTGGGGGATTCAGTTTTGGAATGGATCTGGCGAAAAGATGATGAATCTGTTTTTGCCAAATCCCTTTGTCGGTGAGGATGAAGACCTGCTCCCAGAAGGTAAACCCCAACTCGAAAAGTTGAGTTTGTACCAGGAATTGCGCGAAACCTACATTCTGGGAACTCGTCCGATTCCGTTTGACCAGAATCCCTTAAAGCGTCCTTATCTTGCGGTGTGTCGCTCCAGTCGTTGCTATCCTTCGCGCAACTGGCAACCGATTATTGAGGCACTCCAGGAAGCCATCAAGCAAGCCGAACTGGATGTCTATGTGATGACCTCTGGTTGCCTGGAGGTTTGCAAACTGGGTCCGGTCGTTTTCTATTCCAGTGACAGAACCTGGTACACTCGCGTCACGCCTGACATTGCCAAACAGATTGTGCAAGACCATGTTCAGCAGGGACACAAAATCGAGTCTCATCTCTATCCACTGATTCAGCATTCGCCATGA
- the cobW gene encoding cobalamin biosynthesis protein CobW: MHKIPVTVVTGFLGAGKTTLVRHLLQNNQGRRIAVLVNEFGEMGIDGELLRSCRVCDDDEDPNNNILELANGCLCCTVQEEFLPTMQELLKRRDRLDCILIETSGLALPKPLVQAFRWPEIRTGATVDGVVTVVDCEALANGQFVGDLDALEAQRQADDSLEHETPIEELFEDQLACADMVLLTKVDRVDLATQKKVQQWLQKELPTGVKIVPCKQGEISPDLLLGFNAAVEDNLDSRPSHHDTEEDHEHDEDITSVHVVLDQAFDPAELVNRLQSLVQQYEIYRIKGFVAVPNKAMRLVVQGVGNRFDTFYDRPWQPDEPRQTRLVFIGRSLNLKQVSASIQEEIHSR; the protein is encoded by the coding sequence ATGCATAAAATTCCAGTTACCGTTGTGACAGGCTTTTTGGGAGCCGGAAAAACCACACTCGTGCGTCATCTATTACAAAACAATCAAGGTCGTCGCATTGCCGTATTGGTCAATGAATTCGGCGAAATGGGGATTGATGGTGAGTTATTGCGATCGTGTCGCGTTTGTGATGACGATGAAGACCCGAATAACAATATTTTGGAACTGGCGAATGGCTGTTTGTGCTGCACCGTGCAGGAAGAGTTTTTGCCGACAATGCAGGAGTTGTTAAAAAGGCGCGATCGTCTTGACTGCATCCTGATTGAAACCTCTGGATTAGCCTTACCCAAACCTCTGGTACAAGCCTTTCGCTGGCCCGAAATTCGCACTGGAGCAACCGTCGATGGTGTTGTGACTGTCGTGGATTGCGAAGCTCTTGCCAATGGTCAGTTTGTCGGTGATTTAGATGCCCTGGAAGCTCAACGGCAAGCGGATGATAGCCTGGAGCATGAAACCCCGATCGAAGAACTGTTTGAAGATCAGTTGGCGTGTGCCGATATGGTGTTGTTAACGAAGGTCGATCGCGTTGATTTAGCAACTCAAAAAAAAGTTCAGCAGTGGTTACAAAAGGAACTTCCAACCGGGGTGAAAATTGTGCCCTGCAAACAAGGAGAAATTAGCCCTGATCTTCTACTGGGATTTAATGCCGCTGTTGAAGACAATCTCGACTCTCGCCCTAGCCATCATGATACGGAAGAAGATCATGAACACGATGAAGACATTACTTCGGTTCATGTGGTACTTGATCAGGCATTTGACCCAGCAGAGTTGGTCAACCGCTTGCAATCTCTGGTTCAGCAGTATGAGATTTATCGGATTAAGGGCTTTGTAGCCGTGCCCAATAAAGCCATGCGGTTAGTCGTTCAAGGTGTTGGCAATCGATTTGATACTTTTTACGATCGCCCCTGGCAACCCGATGAACCCCGTCAAACTCGGTTAGTGTTTATTGGGCGATCGCTCAATTTAAAGCAGGTTTCTGCTTCAATTCAGGAGGAGATCCATTCTCGGTGA
- a CDS encoding DUF1636 domain-containing protein, with protein MTQHTLFVCVLCRPSETSQTQAGLSAGQALFDHLSQGLEACDWQEAIQLRPVRCLGACSRACVVAFAAPTKLTFILSELSPTHSVPELLQFSGQYVACSEGKVPYKERPEVVKKGIHAVLPPLPVENQ; from the coding sequence ATGACTCAACATACGTTGTTTGTTTGTGTGCTTTGCCGCCCTTCAGAGACTAGTCAAACACAGGCTGGCTTGAGTGCGGGTCAAGCTCTCTTTGATCATCTGAGTCAGGGCTTAGAAGCCTGTGACTGGCAAGAAGCGATTCAGCTACGTCCAGTGCGCTGTCTGGGCGCTTGTAGCCGTGCTTGTGTGGTAGCCTTTGCGGCTCCTACCAAACTTACGTTCATCTTAAGTGAACTGTCTCCGACTCATTCAGTACCTGAACTCCTGCAATTTAGTGGCCAGTATGTCGCTTGCTCCGAGGGCAAAGTGCCGTACAAAGAGCGCCCAGAGGTCGTGAAGAAGGGTATACATGCCGTCTTACCACCACTGCCAGTGGAAAATCAGTAA
- a CDS encoding CADD family putative folate metabolism protein, which yields MAIREQLKAIADQKHLLKHPFYIAWTEGKLTRGHLKPYAIQYFQNVLAFPTYVSGVHFNTPAMDGAILVRQEILENLIEEERGENNHPALWKRFAIALGAAEAELTETAPLATTTNLIETFRSICINSPFYAGLAALVMYESQIPEIAAVKIDGLRQFYGMNNPEDYQFFTVHQAADVWHTEAELKLIEQYADTPEKEAEVLQVAQQAVDALWQFLDGVYKTYCADLNAEVAAAS from the coding sequence ATGGCAATTCGTGAACAACTCAAGGCGATCGCTGACCAAAAGCATTTGCTGAAACATCCCTTCTATATCGCCTGGACAGAAGGGAAGCTTACTCGTGGGCATCTAAAACCCTATGCAATTCAGTATTTTCAGAATGTGCTAGCGTTTCCAACTTATGTCAGCGGAGTACATTTCAATACGCCTGCCATGGATGGAGCGATCTTAGTCCGCCAGGAAATTTTGGAAAACCTGATCGAAGAAGAACGGGGCGAGAATAACCATCCGGCGCTCTGGAAACGGTTTGCGATCGCGCTCGGTGCAGCGGAAGCTGAACTAACTGAGACGGCTCCTTTAGCAACCACAACAAATCTGATCGAAACCTTCCGCAGCATTTGCATCAATTCTCCCTTCTACGCTGGATTAGCTGCATTGGTGATGTACGAGTCTCAAATTCCTGAAATTGCAGCCGTTAAAATTGATGGCCTGAGGCAGTTCTATGGCATGAACAATCCAGAAGACTACCAGTTCTTCACGGTCCATCAGGCGGCGGATGTGTGGCACACTGAAGCCGAATTGAAACTGATTGAGCAGTACGCAGATACGCCTGAGAAAGAGGCGGAAGTACTGCAAGTTGCGCAGCAAGCGGTGGATGCCCTGTGGCAATTTTTAGATGGAGTCTACAAAACTTATTGTGCTGATCTGAATGCTGAAGTGGCAGCTGCGTCGTAA
- a CDS encoding methyltransferase domain-containing protein, whose translation MNISIATLGILLVLLIVGIALYLLTARRYQSPDSVANSYDDWTNDGILEFYWGEHIHLGHYGAPPCKKDFLKAKEDFVHEMVRWGGLDCLPSGTTVLDVGCGIGGSSRILAQEYGFHVTGITISPQQVRRAQELTPPGVSAQFKVDDALALSFPDASFDVVWSIEAGPHMPDKAQFARELLRALKPGGILVVADWNQRDVRATPQNGNRHTPLNFWEKPVMRQLLDQWSHPAFSSIEGFAELLEATGLVAGEVTTADWTVETLPSWLDSIWQGVVRPEGIIRFGVIGLIKSLREVPTFLLMRLAFGSGLCRFGMFRAVRAHVLMGEVFRSNQTGDRLVQFSYGAPNAA comes from the coding sequence ATGAATATATCAATTGCTACGCTAGGAATTCTACTGGTACTCCTGATAGTTGGAATTGCGCTCTATCTACTCACGGCCCGTCGCTATCAATCTCCTGATTCTGTCGCCAATTCCTATGATGATTGGACGAACGACGGCATTCTGGAATTTTACTGGGGCGAACACATCCACCTGGGGCACTATGGCGCTCCCCCTTGCAAAAAGGATTTTCTCAAAGCCAAAGAAGACTTTGTGCATGAAATGGTACGTTGGGGCGGACTAGATTGCCTGCCTTCCGGTACTACTGTTTTGGATGTGGGCTGTGGTATTGGTGGCAGTAGTCGCATTCTGGCACAGGAGTATGGCTTCCATGTAACTGGCATTACCATCAGTCCCCAGCAAGTTAGACGCGCCCAAGAATTGACACCACCTGGGGTGAGTGCCCAGTTCAAGGTGGATGATGCGCTGGCACTGTCTTTCCCGGATGCCAGCTTTGATGTAGTCTGGTCGATCGAGGCAGGTCCGCACATGCCCGATAAAGCCCAGTTCGCCAGAGAGCTATTGCGCGCTCTGAAACCGGGTGGCATTTTGGTGGTTGCTGACTGGAATCAGCGGGACGTTCGTGCAACGCCCCAGAATGGGAATCGTCATACACCCCTAAACTTCTGGGAAAAGCCAGTGATGCGCCAACTGCTCGATCAGTGGTCTCATCCCGCGTTTTCCAGCATTGAAGGATTTGCAGAATTACTGGAGGCAACCGGACTGGTTGCGGGTGAAGTCACCACTGCTGACTGGACAGTGGAAACTTTACCCTCGTGGCTCGACTCTATCTGGCAGGGAGTAGTGCGTCCAGAGGGAATTATTCGGTTTGGCGTGATTGGGCTAATTAAATCATTGCGGGAAGTGCCCACGTTCCTGTTGATGCGTTTGGCATTTGGATCAGGGTTATGTCGCTTTGGCATGTTTCGAGCAGTACGCGCCCATGTCCTAATGGGTGAAGTATTCCGGTCCAACCAAACAGGGGATAGATTAGTGCAATTCTCCTACGGAGCACCTAACGCAGCCTAA
- a CDS encoding fatty acid desaturase has product MLKHYLNRSGQIPTAVHPFVKYEFSRQLKPSDTIKKSDFVLTPYIKTSNLRATYQILNTIVPYVLLWIVAVQAATISLWLLPPIMALMFLFSLRCFSLMHDCGHYSLFRSKQANRIVGFLLGVINAIPQYGWSRDHAYHHKTNGDWERYRGVADFLSTEEFSQLDPFNQRLYEVLRHPLIGIPGGFFYLVIKPRFMLIMGIYDFIHHVFTALRQGSELKNFAQTLSTHQSKHWQSVAEFWDLLLNNICVIGGWIFLSHLWGVGLFWSIYSITLSCSATIFIWVFFVQHIFEGAYAHKTAGWDYILGAVQGSSYLELPTILRWFSADIGYHTIHHLSERIPNYHLAACHRENSHLLSDVKTLRIGDLFDCAQFLLWDADSDRLVSISSFHQTAETIANPVPNCASNGETGSPAVKSLE; this is encoded by the coding sequence ATGCTCAAACACTACCTGAATCGCTCTGGACAGATCCCGACAGCGGTTCATCCCTTTGTAAAATATGAATTTTCTCGTCAACTAAAACCATCGGATACGATCAAAAAATCTGACTTTGTGTTGACTCCATACATCAAAACCAGCAACCTGCGAGCAACGTATCAAATTCTCAATACCATTGTCCCTTATGTTCTTTTATGGATTGTGGCTGTACAAGCAGCCACAATTTCCCTATGGCTGCTCCCCCCAATCATGGCTCTGATGTTTCTCTTTTCACTGCGCTGTTTTTCTTTGATGCATGATTGTGGACACTATTCTCTCTTCCGGTCAAAGCAGGCGAATCGAATCGTTGGGTTCCTACTGGGTGTAATCAATGCGATTCCCCAATATGGCTGGTCAAGGGATCATGCCTACCATCACAAAACGAATGGTGACTGGGAGCGATATCGGGGTGTTGCAGATTTCTTATCCACCGAGGAGTTTTCTCAGCTCGATCCGTTCAATCAAAGGCTGTACGAAGTCCTACGACATCCATTAATAGGAATTCCAGGTGGTTTTTTCTACCTGGTCATCAAGCCCAGATTCATGTTGATTATGGGAATCTATGATTTCATCCATCATGTATTTACTGCCCTGAGGCAGGGTTCGGAGTTGAAGAACTTCGCGCAAACCCTATCTACCCATCAGTCAAAACACTGGCAGTCGGTTGCTGAATTTTGGGATCTCCTGTTGAACAATATTTGTGTCATTGGCGGCTGGATTTTTCTGAGCCATCTGTGGGGAGTTGGACTGTTTTGGAGTATTTACTCGATCACCCTCAGTTGTTCTGCAACGATCTTCATCTGGGTCTTTTTTGTCCAGCATATTTTTGAGGGGGCTTATGCTCACAAAACAGCAGGTTGGGACTATATTTTAGGAGCAGTTCAGGGCAGCAGTTATTTAGAATTACCCACCATTCTCAGATGGTTTAGCGCCGATATCGGTTATCACACGATTCACCATCTTTCCGAAAGAATTCCCAATTATCATCTTGCTGCTTGTCATCGTGAAAATAGTCACCTGCTCTCGGATGTCAAGACCCTGCGAATCGGAGATCTATTTGACTGTGCCCAATTTCTTCTGTGGGATGCGGACTCAGACCGTTTAGTGTCGATCTCATCCTTTCATCAAACGGCTGAGACAATAGCGAACCCAGTTCCCAACTGTGCAAGTAACGGAGAAACAGGTAGTCCAGCAGTCAAAAGTCTTGAATAG